GATTCCATGGAAGTGGCCTTCAATGATGGCGATTTTCTCCTCGTTGGTCAGGGTAAAGGCGTCGGGGCGCATGGGGGTGTCCAGAGAGCTCATCACATGGTCGTCCATCGCTTCCTCGTCCGGAGTTATATCTAGCTTGTGGTTATCCATGGTATTCCACAAAGTTTCTTTCTGTTTCATAAAGTGTTACGGCTAAATCGTAGTCGGGGCTAATTTTACTCCGGAGCTTCTCCCATATCACCACCGCGATGTTCTCTGCCGTCGGGTTCAGGTGCCTGAATTCGGGAGTGTCGAGGTTCAGGTTTTTATGATCGAACCTGTCCAGTATCTCCTGCTTTATCAGGTCGCTCAGTTTTTTCAGGTCGTACACATAGCCGGTTTCGGGGTCAACGGTGCCGGTGATCCTCACATAGAGTTCGTAGTTGTGCCCGTGGTAGTTGGGGTTGTTGCACAAGCCAAAAACGGCATTGTTTTTCTCATCGGTCCAGGCCGGGTTGTGCAGCCTGTGCGCGGCGTTGAAATGCTCTTTCCGGCTAACGGTTACTTTCATAGGGTATAGAACAGCTACGGTGGCAGGATTGTTTGGCTCCCGGCAGCATCATCCAAATCTGCGAAAGCTGCAAGTTCGCAAAGTTAATGTACCCACCACGATTCCCAAATCAAATCAGGGTGAAATTAATCTGGCACCAGCCCGCTGTTTCTCACCCTGATTCTCTACTTTAGTGAACGGAAATTTGCTTAAACAGTGCAATTAAAATCGCGACAAATGAGAGGAATTTTACTCGGGGTGCTTCTGATGGTAAGTGGCTTCTGCCAGGCGCAGGTGGTGCAGGTGGTGGAGAAGGAGCAGGAGGTAAACGGCGTCATCCGGCGCGGGCAGCAGCTTTCGGTGGAGCTGGACCCTAAAACGGTGGAGAAATCCTGGAAGGCCTATCTCAGCGAGAAAGCAGGAAAGGTGAAAAGCAGCAAGGGTCTCTTTACCGTGGAGGGTGCCCAGATCGATACCATTTCCGATGCGCCCATGCGAGTGATTTCCATGGTCGGTAGCAGTGCCCAGGGCAGCAGCGTGTGGTGGAGCCTGGACATGGGCGTGGCTTATATAGACAAAGACGCCACCCCGGAGGAGTATGCCGCCTCCGAAAAGTTTCTGCGCGGCTTTGCCCGCAAAGTGTACCGCGAAGACGTGCTGCGCCAGATAAACAAGGCAGAAGACGTGCTTCGCGCCACCAAATCGGAGCAGGACCGGGTGGTGAAGGAGGCAAACAGCATCCAGCAGAGCATCGACAAGAACAGGCAGCGCCGGAAAGACCTGGAGGCGGAACTGGCGCACAATGCCGAGGAACTGAAGCAACTGGAGCTAAGTGTGCAGCACAACGCCAGGCAGCAGGAAATCAGCCGGCAGCAGGTGCAGGATATGGAGAAGTCAGTGGAGGAGGTGCGGGCAAAGCTGAGGGATATAAAATAGCAGCGCCTTACATAAGGGGCAGGATTTGTAAAGAATTCATTTGGCAATAAATGTGAGCTAACTGCGCCGCAATTTCATGTCTGTCATCCTGTAAGGATCTCGGTAGAAGAGAGGTTCTACCGTAGTCATTCATGGATAAGCGGTTGCGGCTGGCCCACAAGATCCTTCCAGGATGAC
This window of the Pontibacter russatus genome carries:
- a CDS encoding 6-pyruvoyl trahydropterin synthase family protein: MKVTVSRKEHFNAAHRLHNPAWTDEKNNAVFGLCNNPNYHGHNYELYVRITGTVDPETGYVYDLKKLSDLIKQEILDRFDHKNLNLDTPEFRHLNPTAENIAVVIWEKLRSKISPDYDLAVTLYETERNFVEYHG
- a CDS encoding coiled-coil domain-containing protein; protein product: MRGILLGVLLMVSGFCQAQVVQVVEKEQEVNGVIRRGQQLSVELDPKTVEKSWKAYLSEKAGKVKSSKGLFTVEGAQIDTISDAPMRVISMVGSSAQGSSVWWSLDMGVAYIDKDATPEEYAASEKFLRGFARKVYREDVLRQINKAEDVLRATKSEQDRVVKEANSIQQSIDKNRQRRKDLEAELAHNAEELKQLELSVQHNARQQEISRQQVQDMEKSVEEVRAKLRDIK